A region from the Natronomonas salsuginis genome encodes:
- a CDS encoding PD-(D/E)XK nuclease family protein has protein sequence MPIQRAKPVESLYKDVADYDLVLTPDAPLASAINRRVDVPQFGTFATTPRRLAAGRREQAEDRSAFLEVIDCTDHDWKSISYAIGNVLQCWEHQGTIESILEHDSYVDEETGDVVEIMAELQSTSRSLTEYTIDAESLAVIGEQQLTTLERAILPKEYDQVDLFTTDTFDYPSFNIFDSSADIVDAILDTVTATTAGNVAVVLDASSRYSSLIEAAFDTAGIPYYGGPGFVDEPHHRAFLNLCRTGFRGGETTVGDVKPVLTQMGIDVPIDHDNKRLYETVIPETTWIREFCQSITAHTFADALEAYESQTETTLTSFREELARLGIADTPVAADTVDELAYYLQTYEVPVDRENEGVLLADAKSAGYVDRPVVFHVGLDEDWTHSPPQRPWVDTAGQFQRYLDQFQLLIQSGVEQYYLVQDTQGGQPVTPCLYFGELLDDDYDQFSDLDAVSHRRPVVDGETGFQKEETDVEAETVEAISQSSLNSYVNSPRDYFFSRLVDGPDKDYFTEGNLFHDFAEFYVNHPDVVDADALVDVVDVMVEEARPLFAGTDEPLRRRTYLIGLETIVEYLDARGPEAQDFLTPASGWGRNFFAEYFDEPIDSPLTERWFDNTSLGIKGKIDLVRAPDHLLDFKSGRKKSRHKVVQQAAIDPPNDTPNFQAALYLCHYRTKHPDEPIAFTFFHFLETLDDVITGDADLDDTLTTVRYYPWTFDEHVGSREAYDTLLDGYNDCVATFEDLGFEAYTEIMGGLSFPDTTEKAELRESDFAARFTAAVDDRTGDDINAEKGCDQAIRELNGVRKKSFFREDLDAIERFVDNRIEELNSYRRGDDRFPVEGIGGEPNYRRIDHRDLLLEGTSDD, from the coding sequence GTGCCTATTCAGCGCGCCAAGCCGGTCGAAAGTCTCTACAAGGATGTCGCAGATTACGATTTAGTCCTCACCCCGGACGCGCCGCTGGCGAGTGCGATCAACCGTCGGGTAGACGTCCCGCAGTTCGGGACGTTTGCGACAACGCCGCGACGGCTCGCGGCAGGTCGGCGAGAACAAGCCGAAGACCGGAGCGCGTTTCTCGAAGTCATCGACTGCACTGACCACGACTGGAAATCAATCAGTTACGCCATCGGGAACGTTCTGCAGTGTTGGGAGCACCAGGGAACCATCGAATCGATACTCGAACACGACAGTTATGTCGACGAAGAGACCGGTGACGTCGTCGAGATTATGGCGGAGCTCCAGTCGACATCGAGGTCGCTGACGGAGTACACTATCGACGCGGAGTCGCTCGCAGTCATCGGAGAACAACAGTTGACGACACTGGAGCGAGCGATCCTCCCCAAGGAGTACGACCAGGTAGACCTCTTCACGACCGATACGTTCGACTATCCGTCGTTCAACATCTTCGACTCGTCTGCCGACATCGTCGATGCGATTCTCGACACCGTCACCGCCACGACAGCAGGTAATGTCGCTGTTGTGCTGGACGCCAGTAGTCGATATTCGTCGCTCATCGAAGCAGCGTTTGACACAGCCGGGATTCCCTACTACGGTGGACCGGGATTCGTCGACGAGCCCCACCATCGTGCGTTTCTCAACCTTTGTCGGACAGGGTTTCGTGGGGGCGAGACGACGGTCGGAGACGTCAAACCCGTGCTCACGCAGATGGGTATCGACGTCCCCATCGATCACGACAACAAGCGGCTCTACGAAACAGTGATCCCGGAAACAACGTGGATTCGTGAATTCTGCCAGTCGATTACCGCACACACGTTCGCGGACGCACTCGAAGCATACGAGTCACAGACCGAGACCACTCTGACGTCGTTCCGGGAAGAACTCGCCAGATTGGGCATAGCCGACACACCGGTCGCTGCAGACACGGTCGACGAACTCGCGTACTACCTCCAGACCTACGAGGTCCCGGTCGACCGGGAGAACGAGGGCGTGTTGCTCGCCGATGCGAAGTCCGCAGGCTACGTGGACCGACCGGTCGTGTTCCACGTCGGTCTAGACGAGGACTGGACTCACTCTCCGCCACAGCGGCCGTGGGTCGACACCGCGGGACAGTTCCAGCGGTATCTCGACCAGTTCCAGCTTCTGATCCAGAGTGGCGTCGAGCAGTACTATCTCGTCCAGGACACGCAGGGCGGCCAGCCGGTCACCCCGTGTCTGTACTTCGGCGAACTACTGGACGATGACTATGACCAGTTCAGCGATCTCGATGCTGTCTCCCACCGCAGGCCAGTCGTCGACGGAGAGACGGGGTTCCAGAAAGAGGAGACCGACGTCGAGGCCGAGACAGTCGAAGCGATCAGCCAGTCGAGTCTCAACAGTTACGTCAACAGTCCACGGGACTACTTCTTCAGCCGATTGGTCGACGGCCCCGACAAGGATTACTTCACCGAGGGGAACCTGTTCCACGACTTCGCCGAGTTCTACGTGAACCATCCGGACGTCGTTGACGCCGATGCTCTCGTGGACGTGGTAGACGTCATGGTCGAGGAAGCGCGGCCACTGTTCGCGGGGACCGACGAGCCGTTGCGCCGCCGGACCTACCTGATCGGCCTTGAGACGATCGTCGAGTATCTCGATGCCCGTGGTCCCGAGGCTCAGGACTTTCTGACGCCAGCGTCCGGGTGGGGGCGGAATTTCTTCGCGGAGTACTTCGACGAACCAATCGATTCACCACTCACGGAACGCTGGTTCGACAACACGTCACTCGGCATCAAGGGCAAGATCGACCTCGTCAGAGCGCCGGACCACCTGCTCGATTTCAAGAGCGGTCGGAAAAAATCACGGCACAAAGTCGTTCAACAGGCCGCGATCGATCCGCCAAACGATACGCCGAATTTTCAGGCTGCGCTGTACCTCTGCCACTACCGGACGAAACACCCTGACGAACCGATCGCATTCACCTTCTTTCACTTTCTGGAAACGCTGGACGACGTCATCACCGGCGACGCCGACCTCGACGATACGCTCACGACTGTCCGGTACTATCCGTGGACCTTCGACGAACACGTCGGGTCGCGGGAGGCCTACGACACGTTACTCGACGGGTACAACGACTGCGTGGCCACGTTCGAGGACTTGGGATTCGAGGCGTACACGGAGATCATGGGGGGACTGTCGTTCCCCGACACGACCGAGAAAGCGGAACTCCGGGAGTCGGACTTCGCCGCCCGGTTCACCGCGGCCGTCGACGACCGGACAGGCGACGACATCAACGCGGAGAAGGGTTGTGACCAGGCAATCCGCGAGCTCAACGGGGTTCGCAAGAAGTCGTTCTTCCGGGAGGATCTTGACGCGATCGAGCGGTTCGTCGACAACCGGATCGAAGAGCTGAACAGCTATCGGCGCGGTGACGACCGGTTCCCGGTCGAGGGCATCGGCGGTGAACCGAACTACCGTCGCATCGACCACCGCGACCTGCTTCTGGAGGGGACTAGCGATGACTGA
- a CDS encoding UvrD-helicase domain-containing protein encodes MTEPTPNPAQQQLIENTDGIYVVDAGAGTGKTFAITHRYAEIVDQPAVEPEDVLLVTFTRSAATEMKERIVDHSTYSLRELADGSIQTFHSHCFDILQEHGYRAPTHLGLDERITGSTRVVEDELVENELFREFIDQFRDTHPGYADVFRALSAPLELLDVVSELASKGVFPTTEGWYRDGETALDGDFDAFKSLFDDVNQPRNDGRKQSRLRSKLNRYGRNKTYLPEAPAKAELRGDGTKQVPARVTELVFDEDREGLKAFIHDVYIEYLDFALGRNYLTFGFLQLFAFVLLCEDDVLRERVAYDYVMVDEFQDTSEIQFKLALLLAGTDNICVVGDWKQSIYSFQYADVDNIREFEARLDRFTDDLDEERERIQFEVDEIERIELTENYRSTQTVLDFSEEALVVPATDRDDVDDSVLNDVVSLSSNATFDNTTIEGVHDPDEHEAVLSTIQDVVGNEEYAVEDEDGHQRTPTYGDIAILTRTRDFGRELLTVADEYDFPMAYDGGIELFRTDQAKLLLAWLRILEADADRGWAVVLEQAGYVLDEIDHILNTGDYPANIATFRDELDERAAVGAVARAVFDRYGFSGEYADVILHTIQSVHESSTLTRGDLIRFIERGIENGSTHDVFTSAGVDSVTVQTIHSAKGLEYPIVVLANMNSGKFPPNGGGSSVIQYSEPVGLRQRKQYATVAEHPHVYDNWRHDVVRHCLSRDNDEERRLLYVAITRAESHVLFTGGEDPNTFFEELPCPTREADPTVETVDRTATAQTQLPFSIVQPDGPTGHTPHTLMDSNVFANDGTETEAVEFRGRDFGSRIHDFAEAYALGEDVTPAIDDADDERHVKAFLDSLPGELHVEERAVLPLEVDDERVTISGIVDLVHETPTEIEIIDFKTDRTRRGQPEYRKQLSAYYHVLLECFPDKTVTTSLFYTAEGEREFIEPLSQDRLRDLVRSVSMREQERN; translated from the coding sequence ATGACTGAACCGACGCCCAATCCTGCCCAACAGCAACTCATCGAGAACACTGACGGCATCTACGTCGTCGACGCCGGTGCCGGGACCGGGAAAACATTCGCTATCACGCATCGATACGCGGAGATCGTCGATCAACCGGCGGTCGAACCCGAGGACGTCCTACTCGTGACGTTCACGCGGAGTGCAGCGACCGAGATGAAAGAACGCATAGTCGACCACTCCACATACTCCCTGCGGGAACTTGCCGACGGATCTATCCAGACCTTTCATTCACACTGTTTCGACATCCTGCAGGAGCACGGGTATCGAGCACCGACACACCTCGGACTGGACGAGCGGATCACTGGCTCGACACGCGTCGTCGAGGACGAACTCGTCGAGAACGAACTGTTCCGCGAGTTCATCGACCAGTTCCGCGACACCCACCCCGGGTACGCCGACGTATTCCGCGCTTTGTCTGCCCCGCTCGAACTACTCGATGTTGTGTCTGAACTCGCGTCCAAGGGCGTCTTCCCGACAACCGAAGGGTGGTACCGAGACGGCGAAACTGCCCTCGACGGTGACTTCGACGCGTTCAAATCGCTCTTCGACGACGTCAACCAACCACGCAACGACGGCCGCAAACAGTCCCGACTCCGAAGCAAACTCAATCGCTACGGGCGCAACAAGACGTACCTCCCCGAAGCACCGGCCAAAGCGGAGTTGCGAGGCGACGGCACAAAACAGGTCCCTGCGCGAGTCACCGAACTGGTCTTTGACGAAGACCGGGAGGGCCTCAAGGCGTTCATCCACGACGTCTACATCGAATACCTCGACTTCGCGCTCGGTCGTAACTATCTGACGTTCGGATTCCTCCAGTTGTTCGCGTTCGTCCTGTTATGCGAGGACGACGTGCTCCGGGAACGCGTGGCGTACGACTACGTGATGGTCGACGAGTTCCAGGATACGAGTGAGATCCAGTTCAAACTCGCACTCTTGCTTGCAGGGACTGACAACATCTGCGTCGTGGGCGACTGGAAACAGAGCATCTACTCTTTCCAGTACGCCGACGTCGACAACATCCGCGAATTTGAAGCACGTCTCGATCGGTTTACCGATGACCTCGACGAGGAACGCGAGCGCATCCAGTTTGAGGTGGACGAGATCGAACGGATCGAGCTGACCGAGAATTACCGGTCGACACAGACTGTACTTGATTTCTCCGAGGAAGCGCTCGTCGTCCCCGCTACCGATCGAGACGACGTTGACGACTCAGTGCTGAATGACGTTGTCTCGCTCTCTTCCAACGCTACGTTCGACAACACCACCATCGAAGGGGTGCACGATCCCGACGAACACGAGGCCGTCCTCTCGACGATCCAGGATGTCGTCGGGAACGAGGAGTATGCCGTAGAAGATGAAGACGGTCACCAGCGGACGCCGACGTACGGCGACATTGCTATCCTCACGCGAACGCGGGATTTCGGTCGGGAACTGTTGACCGTCGCCGACGAGTACGACTTCCCGATGGCCTACGACGGAGGGATAGAACTGTTCAGAACTGACCAGGCGAAATTGCTGCTCGCCTGGCTCCGAATCCTCGAAGCGGATGCTGACAGGGGATGGGCGGTCGTCCTTGAACAAGCAGGCTATGTGCTCGACGAAATCGACCACATCCTTAATACGGGTGACTACCCTGCGAATATAGCCACATTTCGTGACGAGCTCGACGAGCGAGCTGCGGTCGGGGCAGTGGCCAGAGCGGTGTTTGACCGTTACGGGTTCAGCGGCGAATACGCTGACGTCATCTTGCACACGATCCAGTCGGTCCACGAGTCCTCGACGCTCACCCGTGGCGACCTGATTCGGTTCATCGAGCGCGGCATCGAGAATGGCAGCACCCACGACGTGTTCACGAGCGCCGGTGTCGACTCGGTCACGGTTCAGACGATCCATTCGGCGAAGGGGCTGGAGTACCCGATCGTCGTTCTTGCGAATATGAACAGCGGGAAGTTCCCGCCCAACGGCGGCGGGTCGAGTGTCATCCAGTACTCTGAGCCGGTCGGACTCCGCCAGCGCAAGCAGTACGCCACTGTGGCCGAGCATCCACACGTCTACGACAACTGGCGTCACGACGTCGTCCGTCACTGCCTCTCTCGTGACAACGACGAGGAACGACGTCTCCTCTACGTCGCCATCACGCGAGCCGAGAGCCACGTGCTGTTCACTGGCGGCGAGGATCCAAACACGTTCTTCGAGGAACTTCCCTGCCCCACACGCGAAGCTGACCCGACAGTTGAAACAGTAGATCGAACCGCGACAGCCCAAACCCAACTCCCGTTTTCAATCGTCCAGCCGGACGGCCCGACAGGCCACACGCCACACACCCTTATGGACAGCAACGTGTTCGCCAACGATGGTACAGAGACCGAGGCAGTCGAGTTCCGTGGTCGGGACTTTGGCTCACGAATCCATGACTTCGCAGAGGCCTATGCACTCGGCGAGGACGTCACGCCGGCGATTGACGACGCCGACGACGAGCGACACGTCAAAGCATTTCTCGACAGTCTCCCGGGCGAGCTTCACGTCGAGGAACGAGCCGTACTCCCCTTGGAGGTAGACGATGAGCGCGTAACGATCTCAGGCATCGTTGACCTCGTCCACGAAACACCCACGGAGATAGAGATCATTGACTTCAAAACCGACCGGACAAGGCGCGGCCAACCAGAGTATCGAAAGCAACTCAGCGCCTACTATCACGTCCTATTGGAGTGTTTCCCGGACAAGACCGTGACCACGAGTCTCTTCTACACGGCGGAAGGCGAGCGAGAGTTTATCGAACCGCTTTCACAGGATCGACTACGGGACCTCGTAAGAAGCGTCTCTATGAGGGAGCAGGAGCGAAACTGA
- a CDS encoding McrC family protein, translating to MSIDRRTDPDAETDHSAEPLQTDLTMSEWSESEPLDLTDRDIEMIESEINKQRTRLNYNYTADGSVILGSTHYVGIFSLPDGPTVEVRPKAAGTNLLHLYRYARGVAAPPLDSQSSVVAGRRFVDALATLYLEELETIWRSGLHTGYRHVQETEEHLRGRLNLQRQLQRQGPTGMEFECDYDELTADTVENRAVLYATRILASLVQSNGLRRELQQHVTRFRRRVTLVPVQPHQLDQIELTRLNDHYEDALRYAELIINGIYIDDFQSGTRPTLAVLIDMNRIFEAVVERAAREAIQDMDGLRVRGQGKVRGLVTGGKFPVRMRPDFVIRNHTDEVVFVGDAKWKTGSPNQADLYQLTAYQLADDVPGILVYPSQYQSIETEYTIQDTHSLRLVELPTAEGDRDYREFVEDFKTTLSGHLEDLIQ from the coding sequence ATGAGCATTGACCGACGTACCGACCCGGACGCTGAGACAGATCACTCTGCGGAGCCCCTCCAGACGGACTTAACGATGTCTGAATGGAGTGAATCGGAGCCACTCGATTTGACAGATCGTGACATCGAGATGATCGAGTCAGAAATTAACAAACAGCGTACTCGGCTCAATTATAATTACACCGCTGACGGGTCAGTTATTCTCGGGAGTACGCATTACGTGGGCATATTCTCGCTTCCGGACGGTCCGACGGTGGAAGTCCGACCAAAAGCAGCCGGGACGAACCTTCTTCATCTTTACAGGTATGCCCGCGGGGTTGCCGCACCCCCGCTGGACTCCCAAAGCAGTGTCGTGGCGGGACGGCGATTCGTGGATGCACTTGCAACCTTATATTTGGAAGAGTTGGAGACAATTTGGCGGTCAGGCCTCCATACCGGTTATCGCCATGTCCAGGAAACAGAGGAGCATCTTCGTGGCCGATTAAATTTACAGCGTCAATTGCAACGCCAGGGACCAACGGGGATGGAGTTCGAGTGCGACTACGACGAGTTGACCGCTGATACAGTGGAGAACCGTGCCGTGTTATATGCTACGAGGATACTGGCAAGTCTAGTCCAGAGCAACGGTCTACGCCGTGAACTCCAACAGCATGTAACCCGATTCCGGCGACGAGTAACCCTCGTTCCGGTCCAACCACATCAACTGGATCAGATCGAGCTCACACGGCTTAACGACCACTACGAAGATGCACTCCGATATGCCGAATTGATTATTAACGGGATTTACATAGACGATTTCCAAAGCGGAACGCGTCCAACCCTTGCAGTCCTGATAGATATGAACCGGATCTTCGAAGCTGTTGTAGAACGTGCTGCGCGAGAGGCAATACAGGATATGGACGGGCTTCGAGTGAGGGGTCAAGGTAAGGTGCGTGGATTGGTCACAGGTGGGAAGTTCCCGGTTCGAATGCGCCCGGATTTTGTGATTCGAAACCACACGGACGAGGTCGTCTTCGTCGGTGACGCAAAGTGGAAAACCGGCTCACCGAACCAAGCCGATCTGTACCAACTGACTGCCTATCAGCTTGCAGACGACGTGCCCGGGATCCTCGTCTATCCGTCTCAATACCAGTCCATCGAGACTGAATACACTATCCAAGATACCCACTCTCTCCGACTGGTAGAACTGCCCACAGCTGAAGGGGATAGAGATTATCGTGAGTTTGTTGAGGACTTCAAAACCACTCTTTCTGGCCACCTCGAAGACCTGATCCAATAG
- a CDS encoding McrB family protein, producing the protein MVLKDEGQIRDVWDAFADAGFQYASDSGEVFALGTANEERRERLPVRRRFLQEFLDGEMGAEDLRSEMASESGQHKLWGYSGTSGGMFFNMLLSAAESEDDIDLQGVLREVLVAPGDGETALEYSQQLEEVVEELRARVANPQQAPQTGYIPYFLSYFWQLQEPDTYPIYYRSMRDALRDIGEWTPSGDIAKDYVAFWELNEEIRSVLDDHAEREIHLWTIERMFLFWNSREDLTDTELTDEQVEILRQWVTAAGQVSQARHFDFVDKYTPSDARDRAAEFVSSPDRETFEALWDPMHSAQRAGSADVIYQKWTDEYGRSAEELAEVIGEMRAAEEYDESWEQRLGAKRTIWELFGLLHIEEFPILNGSTERGLGFFGYDCPRDYEGCVEQFNTFKSEYGQMVGRVTEGTAYEVPLNYEIDQLLNVIDKVGKGDPAEESHSAAAELYKTVLEAQSIGSAAEYDGIEEAVTDIRSRLSVDGVNENWVGEIILGSVVREWTEVFRRNDLGEGDIASGDVSTVRRILELYRNNETRLEEQSEELGSGWVPPLTRAQTLFVVLLRELQSQAGVESPNFDQVQMAGILDGGFGEDTPEPLAASPTRPADAERIERQLKQAHQLVFHGPPGTGKTYTAQRFARWWLSKETEHPTESQLETVTFHPSFTYEDFIEGLTAEKSNGGVEYKIKSGVFKRICDRARSAYQDAGADAKPYVLIIDEINRGNLAQIFGETITLLENDKRLGAENETVVTLPHSKTEFTVPPNIYVIGTMNTADRSIALVDAALRRRFRFIAFPPDYEVLYDEYGFGGEKAAETAASSNQDLDTVLQALSIKALHTVNEAILDAPDLGKGKQIGHSYLLGVSGPQEAVDAWKYDILPLLDEYYFGQFERIRQDIFHGAGTELLDWERERIRDFDAFDLVEALATLTDVEPEGSLQIASSSEGESESYSTYPGALEAAQSEIFPRIKDMLHADVVSEVSSTEYDRRALEFTSQHPDHPEEITYLFKPAPERSGSLAVRLHTKGEDDQHFDFITQNAGQFEEEGFDVRPPEDSATTYRVVTKEYDIEDVDRGEGPRIVEELRGSELFQKAIDDVVDLVEITHSLYTETQGRKVESDD; encoded by the coding sequence ATGGTTCTGAAGGACGAGGGACAAATCCGCGATGTTTGGGATGCGTTTGCTGACGCAGGGTTTCAGTATGCGTCTGATAGTGGGGAAGTGTTTGCGTTAGGGACTGCGAATGAGGAACGGCGAGAGCGGCTTCCGGTTCGACGCAGATTCCTGCAGGAGTTTCTTGATGGAGAAATGGGGGCCGAGGACCTTCGGAGTGAAATGGCGAGCGAGTCGGGACAACACAAGCTGTGGGGGTATTCCGGAACGAGCGGAGGGATGTTTTTCAATATGCTTCTATCAGCGGCTGAGTCTGAGGACGACATCGATCTGCAGGGAGTGCTCAGAGAGGTGCTCGTGGCTCCAGGAGATGGTGAGACGGCACTGGAGTACTCACAACAATTGGAGGAGGTCGTTGAGGAGTTACGGGCGCGGGTTGCGAATCCGCAGCAAGCCCCGCAAACAGGGTACATTCCATATTTCCTCTCTTACTTTTGGCAGTTGCAGGAACCAGACACGTACCCGATTTATTATCGGTCGATGCGGGATGCACTACGGGATATCGGCGAGTGGACGCCAAGCGGGGATATTGCTAAGGATTACGTTGCGTTTTGGGAATTGAATGAGGAGATTCGGTCAGTCCTAGACGATCACGCTGAACGAGAGATTCACTTGTGGACGATCGAGCGGATGTTTTTATTTTGGAATAGTCGAGAGGATCTGACCGACACGGAGTTGACGGACGAGCAGGTTGAGATTCTTCGGCAGTGGGTTACTGCTGCAGGGCAAGTGAGTCAAGCGCGGCACTTTGACTTCGTAGACAAATACACGCCGTCGGATGCTCGTGATCGAGCAGCGGAATTTGTGTCGTCACCGGACCGTGAGACGTTTGAAGCGTTGTGGGATCCGATGCACAGCGCACAACGAGCCGGTTCTGCTGATGTCATTTATCAAAAATGGACTGACGAGTATGGACGGTCTGCAGAGGAATTAGCAGAGGTGATTGGGGAGATGCGGGCAGCTGAGGAGTATGATGAGTCGTGGGAGCAGAGACTCGGCGCGAAGCGAACCATATGGGAGTTATTCGGGTTACTGCACATCGAAGAGTTCCCGATTCTGAACGGGTCGACTGAGCGGGGATTGGGATTTTTCGGGTATGATTGCCCGCGGGACTATGAAGGATGCGTTGAGCAGTTCAATACGTTCAAATCAGAATACGGGCAGATGGTCGGACGAGTGACTGAGGGGACGGCATATGAAGTGCCTTTGAATTATGAGATTGATCAATTGTTAAACGTAATTGATAAAGTCGGTAAAGGGGATCCGGCGGAAGAATCGCACTCCGCAGCAGCTGAACTATACAAGACTGTCCTGGAGGCGCAGTCCATTGGTTCGGCTGCGGAGTACGATGGGATTGAGGAGGCGGTGACGGATATTCGTTCTCGGCTGTCGGTTGACGGAGTGAATGAGAATTGGGTTGGGGAAATTATCCTTGGTTCGGTGGTCCGTGAGTGGACGGAGGTGTTCCGGCGGAATGACCTCGGTGAGGGAGACATTGCGTCGGGGGATGTGTCGACGGTGCGGCGGATCCTTGAATTGTATAGAAATAATGAAACCCGTTTGGAAGAGCAGTCTGAGGAACTCGGATCAGGGTGGGTGCCGCCTCTAACGAGAGCCCAAACGCTGTTCGTGGTGTTGCTTCGTGAGTTGCAATCACAAGCCGGGGTTGAAAGCCCCAATTTTGACCAAGTTCAAATGGCAGGGATCCTCGACGGTGGATTCGGTGAAGACACGCCGGAACCACTCGCCGCTTCGCCGACTCGGCCGGCTGATGCCGAACGAATCGAGCGGCAACTCAAGCAAGCCCATCAGCTCGTGTTTCACGGCCCGCCAGGCACGGGGAAAACGTACACAGCGCAGCGGTTTGCGCGATGGTGGCTTTCCAAGGAAACCGAGCATCCGACAGAGTCACAATTAGAAACTGTCACGTTCCATCCGTCGTTCACCTACGAGGATTTCATCGAAGGGTTGACCGCTGAGAAATCAAATGGAGGTGTCGAATACAAAATCAAAAGCGGTGTATTCAAGCGAATTTGTGACCGGGCTCGGTCAGCGTATCAAGATGCCGGGGCCGATGCGAAGCCATACGTCTTAATCATTGACGAGATCAACCGTGGGAACCTCGCTCAGATTTTCGGAGAGACGATCACGTTACTAGAGAATGACAAACGCCTCGGCGCAGAGAATGAAACGGTGGTGACGCTCCCACACTCAAAAACTGAGTTCACTGTTCCACCGAATATCTACGTAATTGGGACGATGAACACTGCGGATCGCTCGATTGCCTTGGTTGATGCGGCGCTTCGACGTCGATTCCGGTTTATCGCTTTCCCACCAGATTATGAAGTGCTATACGACGAGTATGGGTTTGGAGGCGAAAAAGCCGCAGAGACGGCTGCATCGTCCAATCAAGACTTGGACACAGTTCTTCAAGCCTTATCGATCAAAGCCCTACACACTGTGAATGAGGCGATTCTGGATGCGCCTGACTTAGGCAAAGGAAAGCAAATCGGGCATTCATATCTACTTGGTGTCTCCGGGCCTCAGGAGGCGGTGGACGCATGGAAGTATGACATCTTGCCGCTCTTAGACGAGTATTATTTCGGGCAGTTCGAACGAATCCGACAAGACATCTTTCACGGTGCTGGAACCGAACTCTTGGATTGGGAGCGGGAACGCATTCGTGACTTTGATGCTTTCGATTTGGTTGAAGCGTTGGCTACTCTAACAGACGTTGAACCAGAAGGGTCGTTACAGATTGCGTCGTCCTCGGAGGGCGAATCGGAATCGTACTCGACGTATCCCGGTGCCCTAGAGGCGGCGCAGTCCGAAATATTCCCACGGATCAAAGACATGCTCCACGCAGATGTCGTGTCGGAAGTATCGTCAACGGAATACGATCGTCGCGCACTGGAATTCACGTCTCAACACCCGGATCACCCTGAGGAGATAACGTATCTGTTTAAGCCTGCACCGGAACGGAGCGGATCGCTTGCTGTCCGGTTGCACACAAAAGGAGAGGACGACCAACACTTCGACTTCATCACCCAAAACGCGGGTCAATTCGAAGAGGAGGGGTTCGATGTCCGACCTCCGGAGGACTCTGCGACGACATACCGCGTAGTAACGAAAGAATATGATATCGAGGATGTCGATCGTGGTGAGGGACCGCGTATCGTGGAAGAATTACGCGGCTCAGAACTGTTCCAGAAAGCAATCGACGATGTCGTGGACCTGGTCGAGATCACCCACTCGCTGTACACCGAGACACAGGGCCGTAAAGTTGAGAGTGATGACTGA